The nucleotide sequence gatttcatttattaaaggaaGAAACACTTTCGACCCAGTCTCACtctatattcaattcaattcaattttatttatatagcgccaactcacaacacatatcatctcacagcactttgcaaagtcacaTTCAGCCAAATCATACAGCATATATGGAAAGTCCTCGTTAAATAATGAATTAACAGTTGTTTGCCACAGTTTTTGGAAAGCTAAGTTCAGTTGCTCATGCGTCACGTAGACCTTTACTGCCTGGTATTAAAACCAAGAGATCACATAAATGAAacctgtctgacagcatgaaATAGGGTAAAATATCTCAAAATGAAGCACATTCTGCCCTGATCtaaacaaattcaaaaacagatgagaaacatagttgttgactttgcagggttaaaaagccatttctaaggctttgggagtTAATTGAACCGAAGTGAGAATGGTTATCCGACAAGTAGAGAAGAGATGGACAGTAGGAAACCTTTCCAACCAAATTTACTCCAAAGAGCACAGCAATAAAAGAGACTGAGTGAATGTAGCATCCTATGAAGAGTTTTCAGTTAGATCAACTGCTTGCCAAAAAGAAGACAGGTGCTGAAAAACACCTTGATGATCTCCAAGAATTTGGGGGAAAGAATTTGTGGATCAGTGTCAAAAAATTTGAACTTTATAGAAGGTGAAGTCTTGTTAAATCAGGCTTAAAactaacacagcatttcagaaaaaatatGTCAAACATATCATGATAGTTTGATGATCTGGGGcccagagaaaacaaaatgtaggTTTTGgaaaggcctagtcaaagtatgGTATTACAAATCTGACTGAGATGTTGCAGCACAACTTTAAGCAGGACGTTCATACTCAAAACCCTCTTATGTGGCTAAAGCATTTCTGTAGAGAAGAACGAGCCAATGTTATTCCCCCATGACTGTAATGCTCAATTGaagactttttttgtatttaatctgaTTTTCCTgttatctgatttttttgtttcggtttgatgatctgaaacacgAATtgtgaccaaaaaaataaaaagctaaaacagaagaaatctgaaaaAGGGGGCAAATCCTTTTTAACAGCGCTTCATTCTGCAAACAATGTCAgtgtctagatgtgcaaagctggtagacacACCCCAAACGACTTGCGGCTTCAATTTCAAGGTTTGTTCAGTATTGACTCGTCGGGGCTGAGCACAAATGCGGCCCGATCTTGTCACATTTTTTCAAACCATGTCTAATCgtccttcaactttatgatcaTGCACCAAATTGTGTTTGTCTActgcaaaaatacaaacaaaatataaacattgaggtttgtggttgtagcgagacaaaatgtgaaaaaacaatttatgaatactttttttaaggcaatttttttttttaaatttgtgaatgaaaacagtttctaaacatcattttgtttccgcctgtttttttttaggccatCCAGTCCCTGTTTCCTCGTTTGCCGGACACCGGCCGAGGAACCTCCCTGTTTGACCGAGGATCCACGGCGCCGGGACCTGAAGGAGATAAACTGAGACTGGACGCGTTCCCTTTCCTCGGTTCAGGTGAGCCGAAGTAGATTTACAATAACGGCAAATTTAAGCCATTCCAGGAACCCACGAGTTTATGCCTGAGCAGAGAACAGGTGTTAAACAAAAAGGTGCCAGGCGCAAGGACAGAAAGCGGGAAAGCAGAGACAGGAACGGAGGATATGGGGGAGGCATGAGCATTTATTGTTAAAGGAAATAAGAGTGATAGCTGTCCCACAGCAGCCTGCAGTGAGGCTGCGCTGCAGGTGAGAGAGGCCAGGTTAGCTTGTGAATTATGCAGGCGAGCAGAGCTGGGAAACAAGTCCGAGTTTGAAGAAatcatcttccttttttttttttttttttttttttttgcgtcgtGATTTTGCAAGTTCACCCTCCTTCTTCTAAGACCACGAGTGTCAACAAACCCTGCACGGATTTGCGTCTAACGCGTCTGATTTCGCTCGCATCTCTTTTCTACACCAGCTCGAGTAGGCTGCGTGTAAACAGATGCACTCAGACACACGTACACACATGCAAGCCTCATCGCACAAACCTGcacctctcctccctcctctgttTGTCCTCAGGTCCTATCCCCCCCTTCTTCCCTTCACACCCTCCTTTCCCCTCCCATGTGTCCCTGCTGTCCTAATCCCTTCCCAGGCAGGAAGGCCCTAATTGAGGGTGCAGGCTTCGGTTTGTGGCCTGTGGGCGCCCATTACTGTGTTTTCATAAGCAAGTGAGGCCTGCCTGACTGATTCAATATTCATGTGTCTGCCAGCTACTCCTGGCCCAGCACGCAGAGACTTCAGCGCTGTCAAATTAGCCCTGCATAGTAAATAACGGAGTGGTAGCGAGAGAAAGAGTGAGACTGGGAGCGAGGTGGAGGGTGCAGCAGAGACAGAATCTCTGAGTTGGTTGTCATTTGGAAGGAAGTCGGGGTGGTTGAGAGGCAAAGTAtttgtttgttcattaaaaTTGAATCACAGCTTCACCTCAGATTTACCTCCTGTTTGGGTTATGAACCGTTGCTCACAAGGAATTgggaagaataataaaaataaaacattaatttgcAAAGAGGCGTATTTGTCTAATCTGATCGTATTTAGTGACATAGCTGACACTCGTTCTCCCCGTTTCAACATTTAGAAGATTTCGTTGCAGGACCGTCTGTCGTAATAATCCGTTGTAAGAGTTGAGCTCTCTTTAATCACTTTTTGCTGCAGTGCAGATTCTTTGTGCTCACATCTGTTCTGCAGCAGTGTGAAGTGGGTGTATAACACAGTACTGGCATGCATAAATGAACCATCAGGTTTTTGAAAGCAACCGTGCCAGAATTAGCCCCCGTGGCTCTTGATTTGAATTGCAAATCCGGGTTATAATTAGCGAACAGTCTTGGATCTTGTAAGTCAGGAAACCTTTGCCCCCGTCCGAGAGTTAACCTCTGCCTTCCTGGGTCTCCTCTCTCCTAGGTGCCCCGTGCTATTCCAAACCTCCGTCCCTGCTGGGCCCGTACCCTCGCAACCCACCCTTTGACTACCCCTGGAGTTTCAACCCGTACCTCCCGGGGGCCTTCTCTCTCAACAACTGCCCCAAACTGCCCCCTGGCTCCCTCTACCCCTCCCAGTTTTACCCCAACCCTTTGCAGAGCAGCCTTTCCCAGCTGCCTCATCCCTTTTCCTCACTACTCCCCCCAGGGGAGGCTGCCGGAGGTGAGAGGGGAGCGCCGGGGCAGACTGGCGGGACAAACGGCACAGCGGGTGGTCAGCCCGCTCGGCTCTGCTTGCCCCCCTACCCGAGCGGCCTGTCGATGGGTCGGACTGACATCGGCAACGGGGCGACGCTGGGGGAGAGGGTGGAGGCAAACCCTCCGAGCACAGGCCTGGGTCTGGGTTTGGGGGCCGTGAGCCTCGGAGCCGGGGCAGGCCAGCAGAGCCCCACGGAGAGGAGGGGCGGGGTGAAGCAGGACCCGGAATCGGACTCGGACCTGGAGATAACGGATCTGAGCGACTGCAGCTCGGACAACGAGAACGAGCATGACTTTGGCATCGGGAAGGAGTCGAGCCTGGTGAGCCGGTCGCCGCTTGTGTTGGATGGGAAAAAGGGGAGCCTGCTACCTCCCATCACCTCGCTCCCCCCACCGGTGTCCCCTCATCCGCTGAAGAGCCTGATGCCCCTCactcctccacctccttcccTGCCTCCGTCGCTCTCCCCCTCCATGGCTCTGCACGACAGACACAGGGAGGCAGAGACTCTGAAAATGATCCACAGCTAAGACATTTTCTGACCATGCTGACCGGGTCTACGCTCTGATAACTCTCTTCTTCTTTCCTGCTTTAAGCGATCAAATCTCAATCTCACGCTTGGTTATAATTTTTTCCAGGTGTAGCACTTACATCCCCTACGCCGAAACGGTTTGCTGTGTAAGTTTTTTCACTCATCGCCCCGCTGTCTCTTCCAGATTGGATTGCAATATTGTTTAGCTGTTAATGTGTTCGTTTTTCAttctgtcttttctgttttgattcATCACACCAAATGTGTGCAAGAACTCTTCAATTTGCTGTCTGTAGCGGGGCTTTGAGAAGAGGGCAACAAGGTGGCAAATTACATATTACTTCTGGCTGTAAAAATATGAACATACTCGAACAAATCATAATAGCCAAAGCAAATGTccaattttacatattttcatttgaattctCGGGGCTGCAAAATACATTAAGAGACATGGTCAAATATTGCCACCTAGTGGTTCTCTTAGGCAATACACTCTAGAGCCTTCACCTTAGTACCTTTGCAAAAGTAGGCACACCACTTTAACTTTTCCCCATTTTGTCCTGCTACATGCACATATTTCAGTATATGTTATTGTAATATTTCTGGTTGGACTGTAGTAGTGTATAATTGCGAATaggaaggaaaataatgcatgggtttcaaaggtttttacaaatgaaaatctaaaaagtgtggcgtgcatgtAAAATCAGCCCCCTCTAATTTCAGGATTTGTAGAACCACTGTTTGCTgcgattacagctgcaagtctagTCTCTCAACCAGCTTTGACTATCTAGATACGTTATATTTTTGCCTTTCTTCTTTACAACAAAACTGAAGCCCAGGCCGACTGAATGAAGTGCAGCTCTGAATATCACCATTCAAGTATCGCTATAGAGTCAGGTTTAGGCCATTCTTCCATGTGAATATGATCTAAGTCATGCTATTGTATCTCTGGCTGTATGGTTTGGGTTTCTGTGCTGCTAGAGGCTGAAACTCTTCcccagctttaagtcttttgtaACTTCTAAGAGGTTTCCTCAGAGAATTGCGCTATGTTTGACTTCATCAATTCCTTCAGTCAGCTCTGGCCAggttccctgtccctgctgaagaaacgtGTCTCAGCATTTCGTAGCAGGCATGTTATGTTCAGGATGTCAGTTTTTCTGCCGCTCACAAACATATTCTTATCTCATCTGAAAAGAAGACGTTCTTCTGCATGTTACCTATGTCCCCTACATGTCTTGTGGCAACATGTGGAGGGGACTTCTTGAGTCTTTATCagcaacaatggctttcttcttgccctgtttccataaagaccagataCGTGAAGCGAAGAATTAATAGCTGTCCTGTCAGCAGGTCCTCCTATCTGATCTggggctctctgcagctcctccagagttaccatgggccttctggctgtttctctgattaatgattTCCTTCCCTGACCTGTCAGTACAGCCTGACTGGCAGTTGTTTGTAGGTTTATAGCCACACAACACAGATAAAACAGAACCCTGTGGGGTGTTCAAAGCTTGAGGATAATGCTTTATAATTTAACCCTGCTTTAACCCTCTTTGCGTCTTTATTTCTGACTTGTCTCCTGCGTTTCTTGTTCTCCACGATGTTGTTTTCCGACAAACTTCTGAGGTCTTAacactaattaggtgacttgtGTAGGCAATTGGTttagctggattttatttactgcaccAGAGTAAGGGGGGTAGAGAGCAAGAGCATGCCAGattttttgaaaaccatgtattattCCTTTTTCACCTATTCACTGCTTTGTGCTGCTTTGTCAAAACCATTCCAATAGAACATATGGAAATCGTGCTTGTTACGGGACTAAAtgccaaatttaaaaaaaggttgaaaactTTAGCAATGCGCTGTTGTATGTATAAACTGTCCCTCCAAACAAactgtccccttttaaataagcactgtttcatttttttattcaaataaaaagaatacATTATTTAGTCGGTTTTAACAGTATCACTCTGTGAATGTTGAATTCTTGCTGCACTTTTTACAAACAGGAATGAAAAAGAGAGGCGAGCGAGCTGGATCAGTTCCAAATTTGTATGAATATTTctgtgtatatattttaagATGGTGTACATGGCATTTAATTATGATTCCTCTATGATAAGATTTACCTGTATCGTTGTGATTTACTTCAGTATTTAAACATGTTGGAAACTTATAAGCGTCGGTGTATCAAGGTTCAAACTATTAATGGAAGAAGATCCGCAATCTGAAAATGAAGGAAGAGCTCtgtcttacatttttatttatttatttatttgtttatttatttatttatttatttatttatttcctcttttaatttctgatttcagtCTGCCCCAGCTAATTGTGCCCTTTGGTCATTTTTACTACATGCCCAGTGTGGAAATAAATACCCGTTGGGTTTTACAAAAACATACTGGCAGACACATTTTTATAGTGAACGTTAAGCCAGTGTGAAACTACTGTAATTAGTCAAATGTTAATGTGATTGGTTTTtggactttcttttttaaatcctcCCCAAAAAATTGCTTCGTTCATTTAtcagtctgttttttatttccttctttctttatttattacttGTCCCTGCAGAAACAAACCAttaaataatgtgaaaaaaaaaaacatttgttcccTAAACACTGTTgtacagttttttattttagcagccTTTGCTTTGTCAGGCAGTGTCACTTTCAAGGATCCTCTGTGAAAGCTCTGTTGTAAACTTACTGTAAAGCTTTATGTTTTGTTGAGTTGTTCCAGGAAAGGTCACAAGTCACCCTTGTGTGAAATACCAAGCTGTAAATACTGTTTCCtttctgtgtgtatgtgtgtgtgtacacatcCCAAAATGAAAATGCAGTGAGTCTACCGATcatctttctttattttactgtaaagaGGACAAAAAATGAATTtgccaaaaggagaaaaagattaatatcttcaaaaagCAATAAATATTATTCTGGATAGCAGGCTGCTGGTGAGTTTATGGAATGAATGAGCGAGTTGTGTGAATATTGTATCTATAGTTTTACAGTTTAATACACACCCACAGAGATAGCACTCGaattcgatttttttttaattatatcaaataaaaaaaaaataaacaaattgtgCCAGCCAGTGGCACATAAATTATGCATATGCATAAAATACATGTAATACATAAACAAATACaggaaaccacagaaaaatggGCAGGAGGCTGCAGTTTACAAATATTatgtgaacattttcacataatttaaaaaaaattggcataATAGTTTTATGTCACATCTTAGTGAATGACAGTTTCCTAGCATTGTCAACAAAGGACGACCATGTTTGATAGTACTTCCTTAGAGACCCTCATAAACTATACCttaacatggatggatggatggatggatggatggatggatggacggatgggtgGGGGgccggatggatggatggaagggtGGGTCGATGGACAAAAAATTGTAATAATTTTCAGCAGCCCCACTTCAAATAAGAAAGGCAAGAGACCTTGCCATTCAGGCAAGGCAGATGGGTG is from Fundulus heteroclitus isolate FHET01 chromosome 3, MU-UCD_Fhet_4.1, whole genome shotgun sequence and encodes:
- the erfl1 gene encoding ETS domain-containing transcription factor ERF-like isoform X1 codes for the protein MDCNCVSDLLIPPVPALWTPGFAFPDWAYKPESSPGSRQIQLWHFILELLQKEEYQGVIAWQGDYGEFVIKDPDEVARLWGIRKCKPHMNYDKLSRALRYYYNKRILHKTKGKRFTYKFNFSKVVLVNYPILDMANSPFFLAQNHFNGGSAAPDCSPEVRTAIQSLFPRLPDTGRGTSLFDRGSTAPGPEGDKLRLDAFPFLGSGAPCYSKPPSLLGPYPRNPPFDYPWSFNPYLPGAFSLNNCPKLPPGSLYPSQFYPNPLQSSLSQLPHPFSSLLPPGEAAGGERGAPGQTGGTNGTAGGQPARLCLPPYPSGLSMGRTDIGNGATLGERVEANPPSTGLGLGLGAVSLGAGAGQQSPTERRGGVKQDPESDSDLEITDLSDCSSDNENEHDFGIGKESSLVSRSPLVLDGKKGSLLPPITSLPPPVSPHPLKSLMPLTPPPPSLPPSLSPSMALHDRHREAETLKMIHS
- the erfl1 gene encoding ETS domain-containing transcription factor ERF-like isoform X2; translation: MDCNCVSDLLIPPVPALWTPGFAFPDWAYKPESSPGSRQIQLWHFILELLQKEEYQGVIAWQGDYGEFVIKDPDEVARLWGIRKCKPHMNYDKLSRALRYYYNKRILHKTKGKRFTYKFNFSKVVLVNYPILDMANSPFFLAQNHFNGGSAAPDCSPEAIQSLFPRLPDTGRGTSLFDRGSTAPGPEGDKLRLDAFPFLGSGAPCYSKPPSLLGPYPRNPPFDYPWSFNPYLPGAFSLNNCPKLPPGSLYPSQFYPNPLQSSLSQLPHPFSSLLPPGEAAGGERGAPGQTGGTNGTAGGQPARLCLPPYPSGLSMGRTDIGNGATLGERVEANPPSTGLGLGLGAVSLGAGAGQQSPTERRGGVKQDPESDSDLEITDLSDCSSDNENEHDFGIGKESSLVSRSPLVLDGKKGSLLPPITSLPPPVSPHPLKSLMPLTPPPPSLPPSLSPSMALHDRHREAETLKMIHS